One genomic window of Devosia salina includes the following:
- the ftsY gene encoding signal recognition particle-docking protein FtsY, with the protein MTEKKPGFFQRLFGTQPAPAPAPEETVPETPVTPDAIPDVPEPAPEPQPEPPAPPAEPDHPPPPGPPETTPDYIEEIEDQLAAAPQAVAEPEPPRMGWFGRLASGLKRSSDNLASSITSVFTKRKLDAAMLDELEDVLIQADLGVDTAMAITETLRRDRFDKDVTDEDVRAVLAAEVEKVLAPVATPLAIDAGKRPFVILMIGVNGSGKTTTIGKLAQKLTAEGKSVMLAAGDTFRAAAIEQLQVWGQRTGAPVIAKPAGADASGLAFDAVTQAKAEGRDVLIIDTAGRLQNRDELMNELEKVIRVIKKVEPEAPHATLLTLDATTGQNALKQVEIFGQRAGVTGLVMTKLDGTARGGILVAIAQKFGLPVHFIGVGEGVADLEPFEASDFAKAIAGFEASR; encoded by the coding sequence CCGGCTTCTTCCAGCGCCTGTTTGGCACCCAGCCCGCGCCAGCTCCCGCCCCGGAGGAGACTGTTCCGGAGACCCCGGTCACTCCCGATGCCATCCCCGACGTGCCCGAGCCCGCGCCGGAGCCCCAACCGGAGCCGCCTGCCCCGCCGGCTGAGCCCGATCATCCGCCCCCGCCCGGCCCGCCCGAGACCACGCCCGATTATATCGAGGAGATCGAGGACCAGCTGGCCGCCGCGCCGCAGGCCGTGGCTGAACCGGAACCGCCACGCATGGGCTGGTTCGGGCGCCTGGCCTCGGGCCTCAAGCGCTCCTCGGACAATCTGGCCAGCTCCATCACCTCGGTCTTCACCAAGCGCAAGCTCGATGCGGCCATGCTCGACGAGCTCGAGGACGTGCTCATCCAGGCCGATCTGGGCGTGGACACGGCCATGGCCATCACCGAAACGCTGAGGCGCGACCGCTTCGACAAGGACGTGACCGATGAGGATGTGCGCGCCGTCCTCGCCGCCGAAGTCGAAAAAGTGCTCGCCCCGGTCGCGACGCCGCTGGCAATCGATGCGGGCAAGCGCCCCTTCGTCATCCTCATGATCGGCGTCAACGGCTCGGGCAAGACCACCACCATCGGCAAGCTGGCGCAGAAACTCACCGCCGAGGGCAAGTCGGTCATGCTGGCTGCCGGCGACACGTTCCGCGCCGCCGCCATCGAGCAATTGCAGGTCTGGGGCCAGCGCACCGGAGCGCCGGTCATCGCCAAACCCGCGGGCGCCGATGCCTCGGGTCTTGCCTTCGACGCCGTCACCCAGGCAAAGGCCGAGGGCCGCGATGTCCTGATCATCGACACCGCCGGGCGCCTGCAGAACCGCGACGAGCTGATGAACGAGCTCGAAAAGGTCATCCGCGTGATCAAGAAGGTTGAGCCCGAGGCGCCGCACGCCACCTTGCTCACCCTCGACGCCACCACCGGCCAGAATGCGCTCAAGCAGGTGGAAATCTTCGGCCAGCGCGCCGGCGTTACCGGCCTCGTCATGACCAAGCTCGACGGCACCGCAAGGGGCGGCATCCTCGTCGCCATCGCCCAGAAATTCGGCCTGCCGGTGCATTTCATCGGCGTCGGCGAGGGCGTTGCCGATCTGGAGCCGTTTGAGGCGAGTGATTTTGCCAAGGCCATTGCCGGCTTCGAGGCGTCCCGCTAG
- a CDS encoding septation protein A, with protein MTEKAEPELNWDEMKPQAIKLALELGPLVVFFIMNGRADIFVATAWFMGAMVLSLLLSWLILKKIAVMPLVTGVVVLVFGGLTLWLQDDTFIKVKPTITNTLFAAVLLGGLLFGQSLLKYVFGDVYKLRPEGWWRLTLNWGLFFVVLAVLNEIVWRSFSTDFWVAFKVWGIMPLTVAFSMTQLPLLNKYAPPAEPKTAPPVTVES; from the coding sequence ATGACCGAAAAAGCCGAACCCGAACTCAATTGGGACGAGATGAAGCCACAGGCCATCAAGCTGGCGCTCGAGCTGGGCCCGCTGGTCGTCTTCTTCATCATGAATGGCCGCGCCGACATCTTCGTCGCCACCGCCTGGTTCATGGGGGCCATGGTGCTCTCGCTGCTGCTGAGTTGGCTGATTCTCAAAAAGATCGCGGTGATGCCGCTGGTCACCGGCGTCGTGGTGCTGGTCTTTGGCGGGCTGACGCTCTGGTTGCAGGACGACACCTTCATCAAGGTCAAGCCCACCATCACCAACACCCTGTTTGCTGCGGTGCTGCTCGGCGGGCTGCTGTTCGGGCAATCGCTGCTGAAATATGTGTTCGGGGACGTCTACAAGCTCAGGCCCGAGGGCTGGTGGCGGCTGACGCTCAACTGGGGCTTGTTCTTCGTCGTGCTCGCCGTGCTCAACGAGATCGTCTGGCGCAGCTTTTCGACCGATTTCTGGGTGGCCTTCAAGGTCTGGGGCATCATGCCGCTAACCGTGGCCTTCTCGATGACGCAGCTGCCGCTGCTCAACAAATATGCGCCGCCGGCGGAACCCAAGACGGCCCCGCCGGTGACGGTCGAAAGCTAG
- a CDS encoding DUF1761 domain-containing protein, which yields MNFVAVNWLAIVLATVASFAFGAVWYMGLSKQWLDAVGKTKEQLGVGYTPFIWSAVVELVMAYVLALITPLLMGGISIGAAIQVAVLMWVGFVITTLIMNHRYEGMKWSLTIIDGLHILGVLVIQGVVIGIFG from the coding sequence ATGAACTTTGTTGCCGTCAACTGGCTGGCCATCGTGCTGGCCACCGTGGCCAGCTTCGCCTTTGGCGCCGTCTGGTATATGGGGCTGTCAAAGCAGTGGCTCGATGCCGTAGGCAAGACCAAGGAGCAGCTCGGCGTAGGCTATACGCCCTTCATCTGGTCGGCCGTGGTCGAACTGGTCATGGCCTATGTCCTGGCCCTGATCACGCCCTTGCTGATGGGCGGTATCTCGATCGGCGCCGCCATCCAGGTCGCGGTGCTGATGTGGGTCGGCTTCGTGATCACCACGCTGATCATGAACCACCGCTATGAAGGCATGAAGTGGTCGCTGACCATCATCGACGGCCTGCACATCCTGGGCGTTCTCGTCATCCAGGGCGTGGTGATCGGGATCTTCGGCTAG
- a CDS encoding EVE domain-containing protein — protein sequence MAYWLMKSEPDVFSFDDLVVKTARGEAEEWHGVRNYAARNNMREMKVGDEAFFYHSNIGKEIVGIMKIVAPAHPDSTGELNAKGEVVWDCVDVQSVKALPRPVTLAEIKATPELAEIELIKLSRLSVSKVRETEWRLLCTMGGL from the coding sequence ATGGCCTATTGGCTGATGAAGAGCGAGCCAGACGTCTTCTCCTTCGATGACCTCGTCGTCAAGACCGCCCGAGGCGAGGCCGAGGAATGGCACGGTGTGCGCAATTATGCGGCACGCAACAATATGCGGGAGATGAAGGTGGGCGACGAGGCCTTCTTCTACCACTCCAATATCGGCAAGGAGATCGTGGGCATCATGAAGATCGTGGCGCCCGCCCATCCCGACAGCACCGGCGAGCTCAATGCCAAGGGCGAAGTGGTGTGGGACTGCGTCGACGTGCAATCGGTCAAGGCGCTCCCGCGCCCGGTGACCCTGGCCGAGATCAAGGCGACGCCGGAACTGGCCGAGATCGAGCTGATCAAGCTCTCGCGCCTCTCGGTCTCCAAGGTCCGTGAAACGGAGTGGCGGCTGCTCTGCACGATGGGCGGCCTGTAG
- a CDS encoding YciI family protein produces MLYAMIAKDAPGALQKRLDTRPVHLEHLNSLGKKLVFAGALLNAEEQPEGSIVVFEAESLDEAEKLAAADPFVPAGVFASYEVKRWRIAINNSGAEL; encoded by the coding sequence ATGCTCTATGCCATGATCGCCAAGGATGCGCCGGGGGCGCTGCAGAAGCGTCTCGACACCCGTCCGGTGCATCTGGAGCACCTCAATTCGCTGGGCAAGAAGCTCGTCTTTGCCGGCGCCCTGCTCAATGCCGAGGAGCAGCCGGAAGGCTCGATCGTGGTGTTCGAGGCCGAGAGCCTGGACGAGGCCGAAAAGCTCGCCGCTGCCGATCCCTTCGTGCCGGCCGGGGTCTTTGCCAGTTATGAGGTGAAGCGCTGGCGCATCGCCATCAACAATTCGGGCGCGGAGCTCTGA
- a CDS encoding NAD(P)H-dependent glycerol-3-phosphate dehydrogenase: MRLETVAVIGGGAWGTALAQAAAMAGRQVTLVVRTQEQAEAINATRINAAALPGQALLPNVRAVPALDAADIVILAVPAQSTRTLLSGLEPALLADRPVVLSAKGLETGTLARQSEVLADMAPDAMPFVLSGPSFAVDVASGRPTAVTLAGDDASDTSDLAAALAGPSFRPYAADDRIGVEIAGALKNVYALACGAVEGADLGASARAALIARGYAEMARMVTAMGGSAHTLTGLAGLGDLTLTCTSVQSRNYQFGMALGAGRSTADILASGAKLAEGVATAPVAAALARSLGVEAPLIDAVDAVVAGKANIATIVAGLMSRPLKREA, translated from the coding sequence ATGCGACTTGAGACGGTAGCGGTGATCGGCGGCGGGGCCTGGGGCACGGCGCTGGCCCAGGCGGCCGCCATGGCCGGGCGGCAGGTGACGCTGGTGGTGCGCACGCAGGAACAGGCCGAGGCGATCAATGCGACGCGGATCAATGCAGCCGCGCTGCCGGGGCAGGCGCTGCTGCCCAATGTAAGGGCCGTGCCGGCGCTTGATGCGGCCGATATCGTGATCCTGGCGGTGCCAGCGCAATCGACGCGGACGCTGCTTTCGGGGCTGGAACCGGCGCTGCTGGCAGACCGGCCGGTGGTGCTCTCGGCCAAGGGGCTCGAAACCGGCACGCTGGCGCGGCAGAGCGAGGTGCTGGCCGACATGGCGCCCGATGCCATGCCCTTCGTGCTCTCGGGCCCGAGCTTTGCGGTCGATGTGGCTTCGGGACGCCCGACAGCGGTGACCCTGGCCGGCGACGATGCCAGCGATACGTCCGATCTCGCCGCCGCGCTGGCCGGGCCGAGCTTCCGGCCCTATGCGGCCGATGACCGGATCGGGGTGGAAATCGCCGGGGCGCTGAAGAATGTCTATGCGCTGGCCTGTGGCGCGGTGGAAGGGGCCGATCTCGGCGCCTCGGCCCGGGCGGCGCTGATCGCGCGGGGCTATGCGGAAATGGCCCGCATGGTGACGGCCATGGGCGGTTCGGCGCATACGCTGACCGGGCTGGCCGGGCTGGGTGATCTCACCTTGACCTGCACGTCGGTGCAATCGCGCAACTACCAGTTCGGCATGGCGCTCGGCGCTGGCCGCAGCACGGCCGATATCCTGGCCTCGGGCGCCAAGCTGGCCGAAGGTGTGGCTACGGCACCGGTCGCCGCCGCGCTGGCCCGAAGCCTGGGGGTCGAGGCGCCACTCATCGATGCCGTCGATGCCGTCGTCGCCGGCAAGGCCAATATTGCCACAATAGTGGCGGGACTGATGTCCCGCCCGCTCAAAAGGGAAGCCTGA
- the tsaD gene encoding tRNA (adenosine(37)-N6)-threonylcarbamoyltransferase complex transferase subunit TsaD codes for MILGIETSCDETAAAVVVRDQSGRGTIRSNVVRSQLDEHAAFGGVVPELAARAHVEWLDHIIAQAVDEAGIALADVDAIAATAGPGLIGGVLVGLTTAKALAASLDKTLIAVNHLEGHALTARLTNGVQFPYLMLLVSGGHSQFVLVRGVGHYERWGGTIDDALGEAFDKVAKLLSLGHPGGPAVEQTAKSGDPRRFKFPRPLLREQRLDFSFSGLKTAVRLQAEALAPLTDQDVADIAASFQAAVTEIVATRSRQALARFRAELPDAAPQLVVAGGVAANRAIAEALKAATDEMGATLVVPPIALCTDNGAMVAWAGAERLALGADDRLDVAARPRWPLDTPDMRIAEDAT; via the coding sequence ATCATTCTGGGTATCGAAACCAGCTGCGACGAAACCGCCGCGGCAGTGGTGGTACGGGATCAATCTGGTCGTGGGACGATTCGTTCCAATGTGGTGCGCTCCCAGCTCGATGAACATGCCGCTTTTGGCGGCGTGGTGCCGGAACTGGCGGCGCGCGCCCATGTCGAATGGCTCGATCACATCATTGCCCAGGCCGTCGATGAAGCCGGGATCGCGCTGGCCGATGTCGATGCCATCGCGGCCACGGCCGGTCCGGGGCTGATCGGCGGGGTGCTGGTGGGGCTGACCACGGCCAAGGCGCTGGCGGCCTCGCTGGACAAGACGCTGATCGCGGTCAACCATCTCGAGGGCCATGCTCTCACGGCCCGGCTGACCAATGGCGTGCAATTCCCCTATCTGATGCTGCTGGTCTCGGGCGGGCACAGCCAGTTCGTGCTGGTGCGCGGGGTGGGGCATTACGAGCGCTGGGGCGGCACGATCGACGATGCGCTGGGCGAGGCCTTCGACAAGGTGGCCAAGCTGCTTTCGCTCGGGCATCCGGGTGGTCCCGCGGTGGAGCAGACGGCCAAGTCGGGCGACCCGAGACGCTTCAAGTTTCCCCGGCCGCTTCTGCGTGAACAGCGGCTCGATTTCTCCTTTTCCGGGCTCAAGACGGCAGTGCGGCTGCAGGCCGAGGCACTGGCGCCGCTGACCGACCAGGACGTGGCCGATATCGCCGCCAGTTTCCAGGCGGCCGTCACCGAAATCGTCGCGACCCGCTCGCGCCAGGCGCTGGCGCGGTTCAGGGCCGAACTGCCTGATGCCGCTCCGCAACTGGTGGTGGCTGGCGGGGTGGCGGCCAACCGGGCCATTGCCGAGGCGCTCAAAGCGGCGACCGACGAAATGGGCGCGACCCTGGTGGTGCCGCCGATTGCCCTTTGCACCGACAATGGGGCCATGGTCGCCTGGGCCGGTGCGGAGAGGCTGGCGCTGGGCGCGGACGACCGGCTGGACGTGGCGGCGCGACCCCGCTGGCCCCTCGACACACCCGATATGAGGATCGCCGAAGATGCGACTTGA
- the hemC gene encoding hydroxymethylbilane synthase — protein sequence MQSSLPFARIGTRGSPLALAQAKLVRSLLAEAHGVAEDRIEIEVFSTGGDRSQAENTTLSDIGGKGVFTKEIDEALLSGRIDLGVHSSKDVATGLPAGIRLAAFLEREDVRDAFISVSVKGIDNLPEGARFGTSSIRRAAQALRLRPDLRIVPFRGNVHTRLQKLLDGVADATLLALAGLNRLEEGHRATAILDPEQFMPAPAQGAIGIAIRDGDTRLAEIVAPLDHTPTHAAIATERAMLAVLDGSCRTPVGALSGLDDGLLTLKGEILSMDGQTSYRAEARGSDPLALGEAVGRDLLAQAGADFLDRWNR from the coding sequence ATGCAATCATCCCTCCCCTTCGCCCGGATCGGAACGCGTGGCAGCCCCTTGGCCCTCGCCCAGGCGAAACTGGTGCGCAGCCTCCTGGCCGAGGCGCATGGCGTGGCCGAGGATCGCATTGAGATCGAGGTGTTTTCCACCGGCGGCGACCGTAGCCAGGCCGAGAACACCACACTTTCCGATATCGGTGGCAAGGGCGTGTTCACCAAGGAGATCGACGAGGCATTGCTGTCTGGTCGCATCGATCTGGGCGTTCATTCATCCAAGGATGTCGCCACTGGCCTGCCGGCCGGCATCCGCCTGGCCGCCTTTCTCGAACGCGAGGATGTGCGCGACGCTTTCATCTCGGTATCGGTGAAGGGCATCGACAATCTGCCCGAGGGCGCCCGCTTCGGCACCTCGTCCATTCGCCGCGCTGCACAGGCCCTGCGCCTCCGGCCCGATCTTCGCATCGTGCCCTTTCGCGGCAATGTGCATACGCGGCTGCAGAAACTTCTCGATGGCGTCGCCGACGCCACCCTGCTGGCCCTGGCCGGCCTCAACAGGCTTGAGGAAGGGCATCGCGCCACCGCCATTCTCGATCCCGAGCAATTCATGCCGGCCCCGGCCCAGGGGGCCATCGGCATTGCCATCCGTGACGGCGACACCCGATTGGCCGAAATCGTCGCGCCGCTTGACCACACCCCGACCCACGCCGCCATTGCCACTGAACGGGCCATGCTGGCCGTGCTCGACGGCTCCTGCCGTACCCCGGTAGGGGCACTGAGCGGCCTCGATGATGGCCTTCTCACCCTCAAGGGCGAAATTCTCAGCATGGACGGACAGACCAGCTACCGTGCCGAGGCCAGGGGCAGCGATCCGCTGGCGCTGGGCGAGGCGGTGGGGCGCGACCTCCTGGCGCAGGCCGGCGCGGATTTCCTCGATCGGTGGAACCGCTGA
- a CDS encoding uroporphyrinogen-III synthase, producing the protein MRMLVTRPEPDAQATQERLAALEIEADIAPLMTRQTLDAHLPPPEGFAAVALSSTNALRALSDMVSLDPLRDKPVFAVGDRTAHEARQLGFADVTAADGTLDSLATAIALARPDGPVFYPAGRHLSGDLAHALAPRGLMVVTVPVYEMVARSDLDKDIASDLASGRFGAVLCYSRRTAEIFCDLASDLIAPADRRKLPFLCLSENVAAPLLAHHFSRVLLADHPSEDAMLALALAFAREQTGS; encoded by the coding sequence ATGCGCATGCTGGTCACGCGGCCCGAACCGGATGCGCAGGCCACCCAGGAGCGGCTGGCCGCGCTTGAGATCGAGGCGGACATCGCACCACTGATGACCCGCCAGACCCTCGACGCCCACCTGCCACCGCCCGAGGGCTTCGCGGCCGTGGCGCTGAGCAGCACCAATGCGCTGCGCGCCCTTTCGGACATGGTCTCGCTTGATCCGCTGCGCGACAAGCCGGTCTTCGCCGTGGGGGACCGCACGGCGCATGAGGCACGGCAGCTCGGATTTGCCGACGTCACCGCAGCTGACGGGACACTGGACTCCCTGGCCACCGCCATCGCCCTTGCACGGCCCGACGGCCCGGTCTTCTACCCGGCGGGCCGGCATCTGAGCGGCGACCTGGCCCATGCCCTGGCACCGCGCGGCCTGATGGTGGTGACGGTGCCGGTCTACGAGATGGTCGCCCGTTCCGATCTCGACAAGGACATTGCCAGCGACCTCGCATCAGGCCGGTTCGGCGCTGTGCTGTGCTATTCCAGGCGCACCGCGGAAATTTTCTGCGATCTGGCAAGCGACCTCATCGCGCCGGCGGATCGACGCAAGCTTCCATTTCTCTGCCTGTCGGAAAATGTCGCTGCGCCCCTGCTCGCGCACCATTTCAGCCGCGTGCTGCTGGCCGATCACCCGAGCGAGGACGCGATGCTGGCCCTGGCCCTGGCTTTTGCGCGCGAGCAAACTGGGTCATGA
- a CDS encoding COG4223 family protein, with product MADTTGKETPSTDPKPAGKSGPVKPPVLEGTARPSGNGKPGDSASPGKAAPGTADKPASAPTPKPRTEGTTDGRGSNPWLAGLVGGVLGLGAAYGLAWFGLWPQPPQVAPQADPRLAQFATAIPELETVTNTVQDELSTLTSRVGSLEQVRSEAAAVPTTDPALAEQVQSLSARLDELAAAPAGTSDAEALTGFKAELERLGAEIAGANTQLAQTQEQLAALSQDADDNAGTEAATVRLPLIFSSLESAFAAGRPFETELAALRQALPETIVPEAIAGRAAGGLPRPDTVERQLVAALPDMLAGRPANADANWQDATADWFRGLIAMRPAGAVEGDGPDATIARLEAAVARRDFTAAQTELQALPESMRNAAGSVAADIESLAAAETFLGQLRTQLLAGENGA from the coding sequence ATGGCTGACACCACCGGCAAGGAAACTCCATCGACCGATCCCAAACCGGCAGGCAAGTCCGGCCCGGTCAAGCCACCCGTGCTGGAGGGCACCGCCCGGCCGTCCGGCAACGGCAAGCCCGGTGATTCGGCGAGCCCCGGCAAGGCAGCGCCTGGCACGGCAGACAAACCCGCGAGTGCTCCGACCCCAAAACCGCGCACTGAAGGGACCACAGATGGCAGGGGCAGCAATCCCTGGCTGGCCGGGCTGGTCGGCGGCGTTCTGGGCCTTGGCGCGGCCTATGGCCTGGCCTGGTTCGGCCTCTGGCCGCAGCCGCCACAGGTCGCGCCGCAGGCGGACCCGCGCCTGGCCCAGTTTGCCACGGCCATCCCCGAACTGGAAACGGTCACCAATACGGTCCAGGACGAACTCTCGACCCTGACCAGCCGGGTCGGCTCTCTGGAGCAGGTGCGCTCCGAGGCCGCCGCAGTGCCGACTACCGATCCGGCCCTGGCCGAACAGGTGCAAAGCCTTTCGGCGCGTCTGGATGAACTGGCCGCGGCCCCGGCCGGCACCAGCGACGCCGAGGCGCTGACGGGTTTCAAGGCAGAACTGGAACGGCTCGGCGCCGAAATTGCGGGCGCCAATACACAATTGGCGCAAACGCAGGAGCAGCTGGCCGCCCTGTCCCAGGATGCCGATGACAATGCTGGCACGGAAGCCGCAACTGTGCGTCTCCCGCTGATCTTTTCAAGCCTCGAAAGCGCCTTTGCGGCCGGCCGGCCATTCGAAACCGAACTGGCGGCCCTGCGCCAGGCCCTGCCCGAAACCATCGTGCCCGAAGCCATTGCCGGTCGCGCCGCCGGCGGCCTGCCGCGCCCCGACACTGTCGAGCGCCAGCTCGTTGCCGCGCTGCCCGACATGCTGGCGGGACGCCCCGCCAATGCCGACGCCAATTGGCAGGACGCCACGGCCGACTGGTTCCGCGGACTGATCGCCATGCGTCCGGCGGGGGCGGTGGAAGGAGATGGGCCGGATGCCACCATTGCCCGGCTGGAAGCCGCCGTTGCCCGCCGCGACTTCACTGCCGCCCAGACCGAATTGCAGGCCCTGCCGGAAAGCATGCGCAATGCCGCAGGCAGCGTGGCCGCCGACATCGAGAGCCTTGCCGCGGCCGAAACCTTCCTTGGGCAATTGCGCACCCAGTTGCTGGCCGGGGAGAACGGCGCATGA